From one Lactiplantibacillus paraplantarum genomic stretch:
- a CDS encoding lipoate--protein ligase, translating into MYYVAMKDHEIGRNLATEQYLMNNVDFDEPLVLFYYEEPCIIVGRNQNTLEEINADYVREHHITVTRRLSGGGAVYQDLGNLCFSFVVDSDSQEFGDFKTFTKPIIDALHDMGATTATVSGRNDLLVDGKKFSGNAMYSRNGKTFSHGTLMLNVDLNVVPQALTVPTDKIASKGIKSVRSRVTNLRPYLAPEYQNITVPEFQDALLKELFHVDSLDQIADKEYHVTPEQQKAIDKIYEDYYANWDWVYGKSPEFSVKRRQHFDMGTIDVRISVDDGLINNIKFYGDFFGSGNVQDIEAALKGVRYDHEAIAKALADIDLNQYFTGIERPAIIDLIAQ; encoded by the coding sequence ATGTACTATGTCGCAATGAAAGATCATGAGATTGGCCGTAATTTGGCTACCGAACAATATTTAATGAATAACGTGGATTTCGATGAACCATTAGTTTTGTTCTACTATGAAGAACCGTGCATCATTGTTGGTCGTAACCAGAACACCCTTGAAGAGATTAATGCAGACTACGTGCGGGAACACCATATTACTGTCACTCGACGGCTTTCTGGTGGTGGGGCGGTGTATCAAGATCTTGGCAATCTCTGCTTCAGCTTCGTAGTGGATAGTGATAGTCAAGAGTTTGGTGATTTTAAGACCTTTACAAAACCAATTATTGATGCTTTACACGATATGGGTGCCACCACAGCAACGGTCAGTGGTCGTAATGATTTGTTAGTTGACGGCAAGAAGTTTTCCGGCAATGCGATGTATTCACGCAATGGCAAGACGTTCTCCCATGGGACGTTAATGCTGAACGTTGACTTGAACGTTGTGCCCCAAGCACTGACGGTACCAACTGATAAGATTGCTTCTAAGGGGATCAAATCAGTTCGAAGCCGGGTGACGAACTTGCGACCATACTTAGCACCGGAATACCAGAATATCACGGTACCTGAATTCCAAGACGCATTACTGAAAGAGTTATTTCATGTGGATTCGTTAGATCAAATTGCAGACAAGGAGTACCATGTCACTCCTGAACAACAAAAAGCTATTGATAAAATTTACGAAGACTATTATGCTAATTGGGACTGGGTTTACGGCAAATCACCAGAATTCTCAGTTAAACGACGTCAACATTTTGATATGGGAACGATTGATGTCCGGATCTCAGTGGATGACGGCTTAATTAATAATATTAAATTTTATGGTGATTTCTTTGGTAGTGGTAATGTTCAGGATATTGAAGCAGCCCTCAAAGGCGTGCGGTATGACCATGAAGCCATCGCCAAGGCGCTAGCAGATATTGATTTGAACCAGTATTTCACTGGAATTGAACGACCAGCCATTATTGACTTAATTGCCCAGTAA
- a CDS encoding DUF2798 domain-containing protein: MPRNLKEEVVFTAIMAGLMVFVMTAYNVTLAQGFSSGLVMAILSGYPLGLVVAIILDLLVVGPIAKRLAFKYIINDYMRKRVVLIGITISVLMVLGMVTCMSLFGIAVEGELAGSHVLATYGHTWIFNLIVALPLQLIIVGPIARGVLGKMQRATANTESVAAMDEED, translated from the coding sequence ATGCCACGTAATTTAAAAGAAGAAGTTGTCTTTACCGCCATCATGGCCGGTCTGATGGTTTTTGTGATGACCGCCTACAACGTTACCCTTGCTCAAGGCTTCAGTAGCGGGTTAGTAATGGCAATCCTCAGTGGCTACCCACTCGGTTTAGTCGTTGCAATCATTTTAGACTTATTGGTCGTGGGACCAATTGCCAAACGATTAGCTTTCAAATATATCATTAATGATTACATGCGCAAACGGGTCGTCCTGATTGGAATTACCATTTCCGTTTTGATGGTCCTTGGCATGGTCACTTGCATGTCCCTCTTCGGGATTGCAGTGGAAGGTGAATTGGCTGGAAGTCACGTCTTAGCGACTTACGGTCACACTTGGATTTTTAACTTGATTGTTGCATTACCACTTCAGCTCATCATTGTCGGCCCAATCGCCCGCGGTGTGCTTGGAAAAATGCAACGCGCAACTGCTAATACCGAATCAGTAGCTGCCATGGATGAAGAAGATTAA